A part of Amycolatopsis lurida genomic DNA contains:
- the tpiA gene encoding triose-phosphate isomerase translates to MARKPLIAGNWKMNQNHLEAIALVQKIAFALPEKYYAKVDVAVLPPFTDIRSVQTLTDGDKLSLTYGAQDLSPHDSGAYTGDVSGPMLAKLGCSFVTVGHSERREYHGESDELVNKKVKAALKHGITPILCVGEKLEVREAGEHIAHTTTQLVEGLKGLKAEQVKDVVVAYEPVWAIGTGKVATPQDAEEVCGAIRATLAEKYGAEVASSVRVLYGGSAKANNISDLVACENIDGALVGGASLDGDEFTKLCALAAGGPLP, encoded by the coding sequence GTGGCGCGCAAACCGCTCATCGCCGGCAACTGGAAGATGAACCAGAACCACCTCGAAGCCATCGCGCTGGTTCAGAAGATCGCCTTCGCCCTGCCGGAGAAGTACTACGCGAAGGTCGACGTCGCGGTCCTGCCGCCGTTCACCGACATCCGCAGCGTCCAGACGCTGACCGACGGCGACAAGCTGTCGCTCACCTACGGCGCCCAGGACCTGTCGCCGCACGACTCCGGTGCCTACACCGGTGACGTGTCGGGCCCGATGCTGGCGAAGCTGGGGTGCAGCTTCGTCACCGTCGGGCACTCGGAGCGGCGTGAGTACCACGGCGAGTCCGACGAACTGGTGAACAAGAAGGTCAAGGCGGCGCTCAAGCACGGCATCACGCCGATCCTGTGCGTGGGGGAGAAGCTCGAGGTCCGCGAGGCCGGCGAGCACATCGCCCACACCACGACCCAGCTGGTCGAGGGTCTCAAGGGGCTCAAGGCCGAGCAGGTCAAGGACGTCGTCGTCGCCTACGAGCCCGTCTGGGCGATCGGGACCGGCAAGGTCGCGACCCCGCAGGACGCCGAGGAGGTGTGCGGAGCCATCCGCGCCACCCTCGCCGAAAAGTACGGTGCCGAGGTCGCGTCCTCGGTCCGCGTGCTCTACGGGGGCTCGGCCAAGGCCAACAACATCAGTGACCTCGTCGCCTGCGAGAACATCGATGGTGCGCTCGTCGGTGGTGCCAGCCTGGATGGTGACGAATTCACCAAACTCTGCGCACTCGCCGCGGGCGGGCCCCTGCCCTGA
- a CDS encoding phosphoglycerate kinase: MKNLEDLLGEDVSGRYVLVRSDLNVPLDGNKITDDGRVRAALPTLKRLAEAGAKVVVTAHLGRPKGEPDPKFSLAPVAAKLTELLGVDVPLAGDLVGESAKATVAGLTDGQVALLENVRFDARETSKVEAERQELAAELAALVPGGAFVSDGFGVVHRKQASVYEIARALPAYAGGLVLAEVDVLKKLTEDLARPYVVVLGGAKVSDKLGVIANLLTKVDRLLIGGGMAYTFLKAQGHEVGNSLLQEDQLEQVRGFLAEAEKRGVELILPVDVLAATGFAADAEFDVVDAKSIPAERMGLDIGPKSRELFAGKLADAATVFWNGPMGVFEFESFAGGTRAVAEALVKSDAFTVVGGGDSAAAVRQLGLPEDGFSHISTGGGASLEYLEGKELPGVAVLGEND; this comes from the coding sequence CTGAAGAACCTCGAAGACCTGCTGGGCGAGGACGTCTCAGGTCGGTACGTACTCGTGCGTTCCGACCTGAACGTCCCGCTCGACGGGAACAAGATCACCGACGACGGCCGCGTCCGCGCGGCCCTGCCGACCCTCAAGCGCCTCGCCGAGGCGGGCGCGAAGGTGGTCGTCACGGCGCACCTCGGCCGTCCCAAGGGCGAGCCGGACCCGAAGTTCTCGCTCGCGCCCGTCGCCGCGAAGCTCACCGAGCTGCTCGGCGTCGACGTCCCGCTGGCCGGTGACCTGGTCGGCGAGTCCGCCAAGGCCACCGTCGCCGGCCTGACCGACGGCCAGGTGGCCCTGCTGGAGAACGTGCGGTTCGACGCGCGCGAGACCAGCAAGGTCGAGGCCGAGCGTCAGGAGCTGGCCGCAGAGCTGGCCGCGCTCGTCCCGGGTGGCGCGTTCGTCTCCGACGGTTTCGGTGTCGTGCACCGCAAGCAGGCCTCGGTCTACGAGATCGCGCGAGCGCTTCCGGCGTACGCGGGCGGTCTGGTGCTGGCCGAGGTCGACGTCCTCAAAAAGCTCACCGAGGACCTGGCTCGGCCGTACGTCGTCGTTCTCGGTGGCGCGAAGGTGTCGGACAAGCTGGGCGTCATCGCCAACCTGCTGACCAAGGTCGACAGGCTGCTCATCGGCGGCGGCATGGCGTACACCTTCCTCAAGGCCCAGGGCCACGAGGTCGGGAACTCGCTGCTGCAGGAGGACCAGCTGGAGCAGGTCCGCGGCTTCCTCGCCGAGGCGGAGAAGCGCGGAGTCGAGCTGATCCTGCCGGTGGACGTCCTCGCCGCGACGGGCTTCGCCGCCGACGCCGAGTTCGACGTCGTCGACGCGAAGTCCATCCCGGCCGAGCGCATGGGGCTCGACATCGGCCCGAAGTCGCGGGAACTGTTCGCGGGCAAACTGGCCGACGCCGCGACCGTGTTCTGGAACGGCCCGATGGGCGTGTTCGAGTTCGAGTCCTTCGCCGGCGGCACCCGTGCCGTGGCCGAAGCGCTGGTCAAGAGCGATGCCTTCACCGTGGTCGGCGGGGGAGACTCCGCCGCGGCCGTGCGGCAGCTCGGCCTGCCCGAGGACGGCTTCTCGCACATCTCGACCGGCGGCGGCGCGTCGCTGGAGTACCTGGAGGGCAAGGAACTGCCCGGAGTCGCTGTGCTGGGAGAGAACGACTAG
- the secG gene encoding preprotein translocase subunit SecG: MKLFLQILLIASSVLLVVAVLLHRGRGGGLSSLFGGGMQSSLSGSSVAEKNLDRITLLLGAVWLISIIGLGLLLKV, encoded by the coding sequence ATGAAGCTGTTCCTGCAAATCCTGTTGATCGCCTCCAGCGTGCTGCTGGTGGTCGCCGTGTTGCTGCACCGCGGCCGTGGTGGCGGTCTGTCTTCGCTGTTCGGTGGCGGTATGCAGTCGAGCCTCTCCGGCTCGAGCGTGGCCGAGAAGAACCTCGACCGGATCACGCTGCTACTGGGCGCGGTGTGGCTGATCAGCATCATCGGCCTCGGGCTCCTGCTCAAGGTCTGA
- the gap gene encoding type I glyceraldehyde-3-phosphate dehydrogenase → MTVRVGVNGFGRIGRNFFRAVQAAGHDIEVVAFNDLGDVATMAHLLKYDSILGRFPGEVSVSDEGIVVDGKTIKALAERDPANLPWGDLGVDVVVESTGFFTTGDAAKAHLAGGAKKVIISAPAKGEDLTVVLGVNDDKYDGSQNIISNASCTTNCLGPLAKVLNDAFGVEQGLMTTIHAYTQDQNLQDAPHKDLRRARAAALSMVPTSTGAAKAIGLVLPELNGKLDGYAVRVPVPTGSATDLTVTLTKSATLEEINAAYKAAAEGPLAGILRYSDDPIVSADIVTDPASCIYDAPLTKVIGNQVKVVGWYDNEWGYSNRLADLVKLVGNKLS, encoded by the coding sequence GTGACGGTTCGCGTAGGTGTCAACGGCTTCGGCCGCATCGGCCGCAACTTCTTCCGGGCCGTGCAGGCCGCCGGTCACGACATCGAGGTTGTCGCGTTCAACGACCTCGGCGACGTCGCCACCATGGCCCACCTGCTCAAGTACGACTCCATCCTCGGCCGTTTCCCGGGCGAGGTCAGCGTCAGCGACGAGGGCATCGTCGTCGACGGCAAGACGATCAAGGCCCTCGCCGAGCGCGACCCGGCCAACCTGCCCTGGGGCGACCTCGGCGTGGACGTCGTCGTCGAATCGACCGGTTTCTTCACCACCGGTGACGCCGCCAAGGCGCACCTCGCCGGTGGCGCCAAGAAGGTCATCATCTCCGCGCCCGCCAAGGGCGAGGACCTGACCGTGGTGCTGGGCGTCAACGACGACAAGTACGACGGTTCGCAGAACATCATCTCGAACGCGTCCTGCACCACCAACTGCCTCGGCCCGCTGGCCAAGGTGCTGAACGACGCCTTCGGTGTCGAGCAGGGCCTGATGACCACGATCCACGCGTACACGCAGGACCAGAACCTGCAGGACGCGCCGCACAAGGATCTGCGCCGTGCCCGTGCCGCCGCGCTGAGCATGGTCCCGACCTCGACCGGTGCCGCCAAGGCCATCGGCCTGGTCCTGCCGGAGCTCAACGGCAAGCTCGACGGCTACGCGGTCCGCGTCCCGGTCCCGACCGGTTCGGCCACCGACCTCACCGTCACGCTGACCAAGAGCGCGACCCTCGAGGAGATCAACGCCGCGTACAAGGCCGCCGCCGAGGGCCCCCTTGCCGGCATCCTGCGCTACAGCGACGACCCGATCGTTTCGGCCGACATCGTCACCGACCCGGCGTCCTGCATCTACGACGCGCCGCTGACCAAGGTCATCGGCAACCAGGTCAAGGTCGTCGGCTGGTACGACAACGAGTGGGGCTACTCCAACCGCCTCGCCGACCTCGTCAAGCTCGTCGGCAACAAGCTCTCCTGA
- a CDS encoding RNA polymerase-binding protein RbpA, with protein sequence MVGGNAIRGTRVGAGPSGESERGESAPRRRISYWCANGHEAQPSFSMDAEIPDEWDCPRCGLPGGQDEKNPPAAPRTEPYKTHLAYVKERRSDADGEAILAEALERLRQRREI encoded by the coding sequence ATGGTTGGCGGTAACGCGATTCGGGGCACCCGTGTGGGTGCCGGTCCTTCGGGCGAATCGGAACGGGGTGAGTCGGCGCCGCGGCGCCGTATTTCCTACTGGTGCGCCAACGGGCACGAGGCACAGCCCTCGTTCTCGATGGACGCCGAGATTCCCGACGAGTGGGATTGCCCGCGCTGCGGACTCCCCGGTGGGCAGGACGAGAAGAACCCTCCTGCCGCGCCGCGGACCGAGCCTTACAAGACTCACCTCGCGTACGTGAAGGAACGGCGTTCCGACGCCGACGGCGAGGCCATTCTCGCCGAGGCGCTGGAGCGGTTGCGCCAGCGCCGGGAGATCTAG
- a CDS encoding winged helix DNA-binding domain-containing protein, protein MIPKIDIRQRRARLATRHRLTAPAESVLAAADAVVALHATDPASVHLSAWARVKGDGVAELESALYEERTLIRMLGMRRTVFVLGHENAALVQAACSADIAKKQRRLLEQHLGTQGHPENVPEPERWLAEVEDATERALKARGSATAQQLSEDEPRLKQQLLMAKGKPYEAIANVTSRVLFQLAVDGRIVRGRPRGSWISSQYYWAPMAGWLPQGLAEWDADAARAELARRWLYAYGPAPIADLRWWTGWTAGQTKKALAAIQPVEVDLDGVPGVVLADDLEPVEEPGPWVALLPSLDPTSMGWIERDWYLGPHKAPLFDGTGNIGPTVWADGRIVGGWAQRPDGEVVHHFLEDVGADVERAVEAEANHLAEWFGEVRVTPRMRTPVERRLAQGS, encoded by the coding sequence GTGATCCCCAAGATCGATATCCGGCAGCGCCGTGCCCGGCTCGCGACGCGTCATCGCCTCACCGCGCCCGCCGAGTCGGTGCTCGCCGCCGCGGACGCGGTCGTCGCGCTGCACGCCACCGATCCGGCGTCGGTGCACCTGTCGGCGTGGGCGCGTGTCAAAGGCGACGGCGTCGCGGAGCTGGAAAGCGCGCTGTACGAGGAGCGCACGCTGATCCGGATGCTCGGCATGCGCCGCACGGTCTTCGTCCTCGGTCACGAGAACGCGGCGCTCGTGCAGGCCGCGTGTTCCGCCGATATCGCGAAGAAGCAGCGCCGCCTCCTCGAGCAGCACCTCGGCACGCAGGGCCATCCGGAGAACGTGCCGGAGCCGGAACGCTGGCTCGCCGAGGTCGAGGACGCGACCGAGCGCGCGCTGAAGGCCCGCGGTTCCGCCACGGCTCAGCAGCTGTCGGAGGACGAGCCGCGTCTCAAGCAGCAGTTGCTGATGGCCAAGGGCAAGCCGTACGAGGCGATCGCCAACGTCACCAGCCGTGTCCTGTTCCAGCTCGCGGTCGACGGCCGCATCGTGCGCGGCCGCCCGCGCGGCAGCTGGATCAGCAGCCAGTACTACTGGGCCCCGATGGCGGGCTGGCTGCCACAGGGCCTCGCCGAATGGGACGCCGACGCCGCCAGGGCCGAGCTCGCCCGGCGCTGGCTCTACGCCTACGGTCCCGCTCCGATCGCGGACCTCCGTTGGTGGACGGGCTGGACGGCGGGCCAGACGAAGAAGGCCCTCGCGGCGATTCAGCCGGTCGAGGTCGACCTCGACGGCGTTCCCGGCGTGGTCCTCGCCGACGATCTGGAGCCCGTCGAAGAGCCCGGGCCGTGGGTCGCGCTGCTCCCGTCCCTCGATCCGACGTCGATGGGCTGGATCGAGCGCGACTGGTATCTCGGCCCGCACAAGGCGCCGCTGTTCGACGGCACCGGCAACATCGGTCCCACCGTCTGGGCCGACGGCCGCATCGTCGGCGGCTGGGCGCAGCGCCCGGACGGCGAGGTCGTCCACCACTTCCTGGAGGACGTCGGCGCGGACGTCGAACGGGCCGTCGAGGCGGAGGCGAACCACCTGGCCGAGTGGTTCGGAGAGGTGCGAGTCACGCCGCGGATGCGGACTCCGGTGGAGCGACGACTAGCACAGGGAAGCTGA
- a CDS encoding sensor histidine kinase — MSTEGLSMPGISVGGSGADAADRMRRAAGVISFAKIKRPALVALGIDTLAIFLAALDVWLVIPEKAQPYSIYLSGAACLGLAFRRKLPFLAVIVTVPGFLAGWSQLAAMIALGFLATRKQMHWQTWTGFALVFTCRFVQWPLADFVELSWREHVLDGIYGVIVAGMPVAIGLLIGARTEISQKLSELAASRDRERRFHADAVRAEERARLAREMHDVVSHQITLIAMQAGALQAQTTDARSLETAQVIRKLSTKTLEELRSLVSVLRSGSEDDGPRPGINELDRLIRGSDVPVHLTVERIPDLLPSQVSAAAYRTVQECLTNVHKHAPGATATIRIQGEHGSLKVEIRNERARTPGAALPSGGHGLTGLAERARLLGGSFETADTEDGGFRVRARYPLDR, encoded by the coding sequence ATGAGCACAGAGGGTCTCTCGATGCCAGGTATCTCGGTGGGCGGCTCCGGAGCGGACGCCGCCGACCGGATGCGCCGTGCCGCCGGGGTCATTTCGTTCGCCAAGATCAAACGCCCGGCGCTGGTCGCGCTGGGCATCGACACACTCGCGATCTTCCTGGCCGCGCTCGACGTGTGGCTGGTGATCCCCGAGAAGGCTCAGCCGTACTCGATCTACCTGTCCGGCGCCGCGTGCCTCGGCCTCGCCTTCCGGCGCAAGTTGCCGTTCCTCGCGGTGATCGTCACCGTCCCCGGGTTCCTGGCGGGCTGGTCACAGCTGGCCGCGATGATCGCACTCGGCTTCCTCGCCACCCGCAAACAGATGCACTGGCAGACCTGGACCGGGTTCGCCCTCGTCTTCACCTGCCGGTTCGTCCAGTGGCCGCTGGCCGACTTCGTCGAACTCAGCTGGCGCGAGCACGTCCTGGACGGCATCTACGGCGTCATCGTCGCCGGGATGCCGGTGGCCATCGGCCTGCTCATCGGAGCGCGGACCGAGATCTCGCAGAAGCTCTCCGAACTCGCCGCCAGCCGCGATCGTGAGCGCCGCTTCCACGCCGACGCCGTGCGTGCGGAGGAACGCGCCCGCCTCGCGCGGGAGATGCACGACGTCGTCTCGCACCAGATCACCCTGATCGCGATGCAGGCCGGCGCACTGCAGGCGCAGACCACCGACGCCCGCTCCCTCGAAACCGCGCAGGTCATCCGGAAGCTGAGCACCAAGACGCTCGAGGAACTGCGTTCACTCGTGAGCGTGCTCCGCTCGGGCTCCGAAGACGACGGGCCCCGGCCGGGGATCAACGAACTCGACCGGCTGATCCGCGGTTCGGACGTCCCGGTGCACCTGACCGTCGAGCGGATCCCCGACCTGCTGCCCAGCCAGGTTTCGGCGGCGGCCTACCGGACGGTGCAGGAATGCCTGACCAACGTGCACAAGCACGCGCCCGGCGCCACCGCCACCATCCGGATCCAAGGGGAGCACGGTTCGCTCAAGGTCGAAATACGCAACGAGCGCGCCCGGACCCCCGGTGCGGCCCTGCCCTCGGGAGGGCACGGGCTGACCGGGCTGGCCGAACGCGCTCGACTGCTGGGTGGGAGCTTCGAGACCGCCGACACCGAGGACGGCGGGTTCCGGGTGCGTGCCCGGTACCCGCTCGACCGATGA